From Acidimicrobiales bacterium, one genomic window encodes:
- a CDS encoding neocarzinostatin apoprotein domain-containing protein, which translates to MNRGPVVERVVLLGALALLLGVGVWLVTAGGSNEASAPDDTEADDTEADDTAPDDTAPDDTEADEVLIDEAGPLDGLESLRLPITATPATDLVDQQDVEIAGSGFTAGATIAMVQCWLGDGTGSRDDCDLGNIAIASADDQGAFISYMTVNQLIDTANGVRDCATGGTDAGCRIGVGNTLDLDESGAVEIVFRVADGIAPPSIEATPTSGLRDGDAISVSGVGFDPDSQVMVTQCPVGGLDDASWGCVNRNPGELVDVDAAGSFSMTVAAQRQRVSEDGAHDCALEVYRCMLVVRTVAPPPVAGDGDDQVVELLAAGRSPNPIPLDFDPAEPPSRPPEYTVSPSQDLVAGAVVRLDVFDMPVDGSFTVRQCADGGPRGLFCEPLGNVDVVDGTGGVDLVVVETLSLADDTIDCTEPARRCYLTLDGELADAVRGPLRFAS; encoded by the coding sequence ATGAACCGCGGCCCGGTCGTCGAACGCGTGGTGTTGCTGGGAGCGTTGGCGCTCCTTCTCGGGGTCGGCGTGTGGCTCGTGACGGCGGGCGGGTCGAACGAGGCCTCGGCACCCGACGACACGGAAGCCGACGACACGGAAGCCGACGACACGGCACCCGACGACACGGCACCCGACGACACGGAAGCCGACGAGGTCCTGATCGACGAGGCCGGCCCGCTCGATGGCCTCGAGTCCCTGCGCCTTCCGATCACGGCCACCCCGGCCACCGATCTCGTCGACCAGCAGGATGTGGAGATCGCCGGCTCGGGCTTCACCGCCGGTGCGACCATCGCGATGGTCCAGTGCTGGCTGGGTGACGGCACCGGGTCCCGCGACGACTGCGACCTCGGAAACATCGCGATCGCGTCTGCCGACGACCAGGGTGCGTTCATCTCGTACATGACCGTCAACCAGCTGATCGACACCGCCAACGGGGTGCGCGATTGTGCGACGGGTGGTACCGATGCCGGCTGCCGGATCGGGGTGGGCAACACGCTCGATCTCGATGAATCGGGCGCGGTCGAGATCGTCTTCCGCGTCGCCGACGGCATCGCCCCGCCATCGATCGAGGCCACACCCACCTCCGGTCTCCGCGACGGCGATGCGATCTCGGTCAGCGGGGTCGGCTTCGATCCCGACAGTCAGGTGATGGTGACCCAGTGCCCGGTGGGCGGGCTCGACGACGCGAGCTGGGGATGCGTCAACCGCAATCCGGGCGAACTGGTCGACGTCGACGCGGCGGGGAGCTTCTCGATGACGGTGGCCGCCCAGCGCCAGCGCGTCTCCGAGGACGGCGCCCACGACTGTGCGCTCGAGGTCTACCGGTGCATGCTCGTGGTCCGGACCGTCGCACCACCTCCGGTCGCGGGCGACGGAGACGACCAGGTGGTCGAGTTGCTGGCTGCGGGACGCTCGCCCAACCCCATTCCTCTCGACTTCGATCCTGCCGAGCCACCGAGTCGGCCGCCGGAGTACACCGTCAGCCCGAGCCAGGATCTGGTCGCGGGGGCGGTGGTGCGGCTCGATGTCTTCGACATGCCGGTCGACGGTTCCTTCACGGTGCGCCAGTGCGCCGACGGGGGACCGCGCGGTCTGTTCTGTGAACCGCTCGGCAACGTCGACGTTGTCGATGGCACCGGTGGCGTGGATCTCGTGGTGGTGGAGACCCTGAGCCTGGCCGACGACACGATCGACTGCACGGAACCGGCCCGACGCTGCTATCTGACGCTCGACGGCGAACTCGCCGATGCCGTGCGCGGGCCGCTGCGCTTCGCAAGCTGA
- a CDS encoding TIGR03621 family F420-dependent LLM class oxidoreductase, with protein sequence MSHPFRFGVSVGAVADPTELVALAVRAEDLGYDAVAISDHLDEGCAPVVALTAAAMATERIRLATLVLANDFRNPAVLAKELATLDVLSGGRLEWGIGAGWKITDYEKAGIILDRPGVRIDRLAEAISVMKRSFADGEFSFDGSHYRIVAHEGLPKPVQRPHPPLMIAGGGPRVLGLAGREADIVGINLSLASGTLDASAGASGSPSRTDAKVAAVRDAAGPRFDDLVLQTRIHMVLPSDDRQSLIESMAPGFHLSAEEAAEMPHVLVGTVDEMCNDIRRWRDRWGISYVSWSADAIDTMAPVVERLAGR encoded by the coding sequence ATGTCGCACCCCTTCCGGTTCGGTGTCTCCGTGGGCGCCGTCGCCGATCCCACGGAGCTCGTCGCCCTCGCCGTCCGCGCCGAGGACCTGGGCTACGACGCCGTCGCCATCAGCGACCATCTCGACGAGGGGTGTGCCCCGGTCGTCGCGCTCACCGCCGCGGCGATGGCGACCGAGCGGATCCGACTCGCCACGCTCGTGCTGGCCAACGACTTCCGCAACCCGGCGGTGCTCGCGAAGGAGTTGGCGACGCTCGATGTGCTCTCCGGTGGGCGACTCGAGTGGGGCATCGGTGCGGGCTGGAAGATCACCGACTACGAAAAGGCCGGCATCATCCTCGATCGCCCGGGCGTGCGCATCGATCGTCTCGCCGAGGCGATCTCGGTGATGAAGCGGTCCTTCGCCGACGGCGAGTTCTCGTTCGACGGCAGCCACTACCGCATCGTCGCCCACGAAGGTCTGCCGAAACCGGTGCAGCGTCCCCATCCCCCACTCATGATCGCCGGCGGCGGGCCCCGAGTCCTCGGTCTCGCCGGACGCGAGGCCGACATCGTCGGGATCAACCTCTCGCTCGCCTCCGGCACGCTCGACGCGTCCGCCGGTGCCAGCGGCTCGCCGAGCCGAACCGATGCCAAGGTCGCCGCAGTTCGCGACGCCGCCGGCCCACGGTTCGACGACCTCGTCCTCCAGACGCGCATCCACATGGTGCTGCCGAGCGACGATCGGCAGTCGTTGATCGAGTCGATGGCCCCCGGCTTCCACCTGAGCGCCGAGGAGGCCGCCGAGATGCCCCACGTCCTGGTCGGCACGGTCGACGAGATGTGCAACGACATACGGCGCTGGCGCGACCGTTGGGGCATCTCCTACGTCAGCTGGAGCGCAGACGCCATCGACACGATGGCACCCGTGGTCGAGCGCCTGGCGGGCCGCTGA
- a CDS encoding substrate-binding domain-containing protein yields MHNNPYKRRSLFAVTLLVVLGVFAAACGDDSGATDSSDTTIDANSSGDTSSGDTNTMDDTSMDGLEGEYLVSGSSTVFPIVQQQAEEFAALAPGVAITVEGPGSGDGAKKFCAGEAPIANASRLFKDEEIEICEANGIEFIEIRRGIDGISVITSSTNDAIECVSFNDLYALLSEEAFGFESWADANALTSGWGGTTFPDAPLDVFAPGEESGTYDSFGEIVIESVASGKTGLDPEAREFVETIRPDYAANANDNVIIEGIAASQYSLGWVGYAFAHEAAEAGDVNLLAVSVEDGGECVTPTPETIADASFPIARFLYTYVNAEAAATDPSVAAFVDYMMSDVGLESVRAVGYVDLAASDQVRAQAVWNNRLVGAGQWE; encoded by the coding sequence ATGCACAACAACCCATACAAGCGACGCTCCCTGTTCGCCGTCACGTTGCTCGTTGTCCTCGGTGTCTTCGCTGCGGCCTGTGGCGATGACAGCGGCGCGACGGATTCCAGCGACACGACGATCGACGCCAACAGTTCGGGCGACACGAGTTCTGGCGACACGAACACCATGGATGACACTTCGATGGACGGTCTCGAGGGCGAGTATCTCGTCTCGGGTTCGTCGACCGTCTTCCCGATCGTGCAGCAGCAGGCGGAGGAGTTCGCGGCCCTCGCTCCCGGTGTCGCGATCACCGTGGAAGGCCCGGGCTCGGGCGACGGCGCGAAGAAGTTCTGCGCCGGCGAAGCACCGATCGCGAATGCCTCGCGGCTGTTCAAGGACGAAGAGATCGAGATCTGCGAGGCCAATGGCATCGAGTTCATCGAGATCCGGCGGGGCATCGACGGCATCTCGGTGATCACCTCGTCGACCAATGATGCGATCGAGTGTGTGTCGTTCAATGACCTGTATGCGTTGTTGTCCGAGGAAGCGTTCGGGTTCGAGAGTTGGGCCGACGCGAATGCGTTGACGTCGGGCTGGGGCGGTACGACGTTCCCGGACGCGCCGCTCGACGTGTTCGCGCCGGGTGAGGAGTCGGGCACGTACGACTCGTTCGGCGAGATCGTGATCGAGTCGGTGGCGAGCGGCAAGACCGGGCTCGATCCCGAAGCCCGCGAGTTCGTCGAGACCATCCGACCCGACTACGCCGCCAATGCCAACGACAACGTCATCATCGAAGGCATCGCCGCGAGTCAGTACTCCCTCGGATGGGTGGGCTACGCCTTCGCCCACGAGGCGGCCGAGGCCGGCGACGTCAACCTCTTGGCAGTCAGCGTCGAGGACGGCGGCGAGTGCGTCACACCGACGCCGGAGACGATCGCTGACGCTTCCTTCCCGATCGCCCGCTTCCTCTACACGTACGTCAACGCCGAGGCCGCGGCGACCGACCCGTCGGTCGCCGCCTTCGTCGACTACATGATGAGCGACGTCGGCCTCGAATCGGTGCGAGCGGTCGGCTATGTGGACCTCGCCGCGTCGGATCAGGTGCGAGCCCAGGCCGTGTGGAACAACCGTCTCGTGGGGGCGGGCCAGTGGGAGTAG
- the pstC gene encoding phosphate ABC transporter permease subunit PstC yields MGVVTTPALSRRATAALSEPLAFILVAMGIALVEYFVAGPVTDFGPSNFWLAFVMMAIWNGWEFAGATTAIGALTGQHIALTDGTPAPVLTIVIRQLGRFGVLYGLPVLALDFSVVVVLVIWSIVGIVVWRTPAHRAPWDLLAGTLVVDGFERSTSVIDLPEIHGADDLRLEPGRARGNRRAARAMFAAGLASVVVSVLIIWNIFTEAAKFVSDSEFEWGILTERGWFPRGGEFDLSTLFVGTLWVTGIAMLVAGPVGLGVAFYLSEYASPRVRRFVKPLIETLASIPSVVIGLFAISFIAPTVLSRIFDDIGIFSILAAGIGVGVLTVPIIASISEDAMRAVPMELREASYGLGGRKVTTALRVVFPAALSGISAAAIVGVSRAVGETMVVFIAGGGNGIFNTDPIQPGQTITAAMASLGAGTDQVAGSGLAFQSLYFLGAVLFVMTMLLNILSDAVVRRFRQVY; encoded by the coding sequence GTGGGAGTAGTCACCACGCCTGCGCTGTCCCGTCGTGCGACCGCCGCGTTGAGTGAGCCGCTCGCGTTCATCCTCGTTGCGATGGGAATCGCGTTGGTGGAGTACTTCGTCGCCGGGCCGGTGACCGACTTCGGGCCCTCGAACTTCTGGCTCGCCTTCGTGATGATGGCGATCTGGAATGGCTGGGAGTTCGCCGGGGCGACGACTGCGATCGGAGCGCTCACTGGGCAGCACATCGCACTCACCGACGGTACTCCCGCGCCCGTTCTGACGATCGTCATCCGTCAACTCGGCCGCTTCGGCGTCCTCTACGGCCTACCGGTCCTCGCCCTCGACTTCAGCGTCGTGGTCGTGCTGGTCATCTGGTCCATCGTCGGGATCGTGGTGTGGCGAACTCCTGCCCATCGGGCGCCGTGGGACCTCCTGGCCGGCACGCTCGTGGTCGACGGGTTCGAACGCTCCACGTCGGTCATCGATTTGCCCGAGATCCACGGCGCCGACGATCTGCGCCTCGAACCCGGCCGGGCCCGCGGCAACCGCCGCGCCGCGCGTGCGATGTTCGCGGCCGGCCTCGCCTCGGTCGTCGTGAGTGTCCTCATCATCTGGAACATCTTCACCGAGGCCGCGAAGTTCGTTTCCGACAGCGAGTTCGAGTGGGGGATCCTTACCGAACGCGGATGGTTCCCCCGCGGGGGCGAGTTTGACCTCTCGACATTGTTCGTCGGGACCCTCTGGGTCACCGGCATCGCCATGCTGGTGGCCGGACCCGTCGGTCTCGGCGTGGCCTTCTACCTCTCCGAGTACGCGTCTCCCCGGGTCCGTCGATTCGTCAAGCCGCTGATCGAGACGCTGGCGAGCATCCCCAGCGTTGTGATCGGTCTCTTCGCCATCAGCTTCATCGCGCCGACGGTGCTGTCCCGAATCTTCGACGACATCGGCATCTTCTCCATCCTGGCCGCCGGCATCGGTGTCGGTGTCCTCACCGTGCCGATCATCGCCTCGATCTCCGAGGATGCGATGCGGGCGGTTCCCATGGAACTTCGCGAGGCGAGTTACGGCCTCGGCGGGCGGAAGGTCACGACTGCCCTCCGGGTGGTGTTCCCGGCTGCGCTCTCGGGCATCTCGGCGGCGGCGATCGTCGGGGTCTCACGAGCGGTCGGCGAGACGATGGTCGTGTTCATCGCCGGCGGTGGCAATGGCATCTTCAACACCGATCCGATCCAACCGGGTCAGACGATCACGGCGGCGATGGCGTCGCTCGGGGCGGGCACCGATCAGGTCGCCGGCTCGGGCCTCGCGTTCCAGAGCCTCTACTTCCTCGGCGCAGTGCTGTTCGTGATGACCATGTTGTTGAACATCCTCTCCGATGCCGTCGTCCGCCGCTTCCGGCAGGTCTACTGA
- the pstA gene encoding phosphate ABC transporter permease PstA has translation MAVARSSVVDLADLKARKGADIKGQIFLGLLLISVALAFAMVGAVFWNVIVEAWDVLSGRLWDFVRSPSSSDPAQAGVAQGIRGSLLIAGIVMLTFPIGIAGAVYLEEYANDTIATRLIQVTVRNLAGVPSIVYGLLGLAVFVQGLRGLTGGSSVVAAGITLAVLVLPVVVITSAEAVRAVPASLREGAYGLGATQWEVIRSQVIPAAMPGILTGTVLAIARALGEAAPLLVIGAAGFYTTGNNDFLEQLQGAFTALPMNIANFSRLPAQTWRGHAAAASVVLLAMVFLINLVAIVARARISKKLGR, from the coding sequence ATGGCGGTCGCCCGTTCGTCCGTGGTCGATCTCGCCGACCTGAAAGCGAGGAAGGGCGCGGACATCAAGGGCCAGATATTCCTCGGCCTCCTTCTGATCTCGGTAGCTCTTGCCTTTGCCATGGTGGGAGCCGTCTTCTGGAATGTGATCGTCGAGGCCTGGGACGTCCTGTCCGGGCGCCTCTGGGACTTCGTCCGGTCGCCGTCGTCGTCCGATCCGGCTCAGGCCGGCGTTGCCCAGGGAATCCGCGGCAGTCTCCTGATCGCCGGGATCGTGATGCTGACCTTCCCGATCGGCATCGCAGGCGCGGTCTATCTCGAGGAGTACGCGAACGACACGATCGCGACCCGGCTGATCCAGGTGACCGTCCGAAATCTCGCCGGCGTTCCCTCGATCGTCTACGGCCTGCTCGGTCTGGCCGTCTTCGTGCAGGGACTTCGCGGACTGACGGGCGGCTCCTCCGTGGTCGCCGCCGGCATCACGCTCGCCGTGCTCGTGCTGCCCGTGGTGGTGATCACCTCGGCCGAGGCTGTCCGGGCGGTGCCGGCGTCGTTGCGCGAGGGAGCTTACGGGCTCGGGGCCACCCAGTGGGAAGTGATCCGCTCGCAGGTGATCCCGGCAGCGATGCCCGGCATCCTCACCGGCACGGTTCTCGCCATCGCCCGGGCCCTCGGCGAAGCGGCTCCGTTGCTCGTGATCGGGGCGGCGGGCTTCTACACGACCGGCAACAACGACTTTCTCGAACAACTCCAGGGCGCTTTCACCGCCCTGCCGATGAACATCGCCAATTTCTCTCGACTCCCGGCCCAGACCTGGCGCGGCCACGCTGCGGCCGCGAGTGTGGTGCTGCTGGCGATGGTCTTCCTGATCAATCTCGTGGCGATCGTCGCTCGAGCCCGAATCTCCAAGAAACTCGGACGCTGA
- the pstB gene encoding phosphate ABC transporter ATP-binding protein PstB, whose protein sequence is MTESETRPVTRLAPDLEVIADDTAVADHVFSVRDLSVFYGDLRAVADVNLDVREREITAFIGPSGCGKSTVLRCFNRMNDLIDIARVEGSVLYHGVDLYDPRVDPVAVRRRVGMVFQKPNPFPKSIYDNVAYGPKVAGQKGNLDEVVEKSLRSAGLWDEVKDRLGESALGMSGGQQQRLCIARAIAINPDVLLMDEPCSALDPIATGRIEELMKEIQNDYTIVIVTHNMQQAARVSDRTAFFTAELDEGTGQRRGKLVELGETGTIFSNPTDERTEAYVTGRFG, encoded by the coding sequence ATGACCGAATCCGAAACCCGTCCCGTCACCCGGCTCGCGCCCGACCTCGAAGTCATCGCGGACGACACCGCGGTCGCCGACCACGTGTTCAGCGTCCGCGATCTCAGCGTCTTCTACGGCGATCTGCGTGCGGTGGCCGATGTCAACCTCGATGTCCGTGAGCGAGAGATCACGGCGTTCATCGGCCCTTCCGGGTGCGGGAAGTCGACGGTTCTGCGTTGCTTCAACCGCATGAACGACCTGATCGACATCGCCCGCGTCGAGGGCAGCGTGCTCTATCACGGCGTCGATCTCTACGACCCCAGAGTCGACCCTGTCGCAGTGAGGCGTCGGGTCGGCATGGTGTTCCAGAAGCCGAATCCGTTCCCAAAGTCGATCTACGACAATGTCGCGTACGGTCCCAAGGTCGCGGGACAAAAGGGCAACCTCGACGAGGTGGTCGAGAAATCCCTGCGAAGCGCCGGCTTGTGGGACGAGGTCAAGGACCGGTTGGGTGAATCGGCGCTCGGGATGTCGGGTGGCCAGCAACAACGGCTGTGTATCGCTCGTGCGATTGCGATCAACCCGGACGTCCTCTTGATGGACGAGCCCTGCTCCGCGCTCGATCCGATCGCCACCGGGCGAATCGAAGAGCTCATGAAGGAGATCCAGAACGACTACACGATCGTCATCGTGACCCACAACATGCAGCAGGCAGCGCGAGTGAGCGACCGTACCGCCTTCTTCACCGCCGAGCTGGATGAGGGCACCGGCCAGCGACGGGGCAAACTTGTCGAACTCGGCGAGACCGGCACCATCTTCTCGAACCCGACCGACGAGCGGACCGAGGCGTATGTGACCGGCCGGTTCGGCTGA
- the phoU gene encoding phosphate signaling complex protein PhoU, with amino-acid sequence MNEIRTSLDERLHLIEDRLLAMTELVAERVGTVTSAMLEGDVDTADTLVAADDDIDLLSLQVEEGCIDTLVREQPVATDLRFVVAAMHMNMDIERSGDLVSNIAKAIGRLQGAHPDDHVRDLVARMSSQAQLLLRRAAEAFRSRDSQLAGSINELDDVLDDLHYRYIQHVIADARRGALDPQQSLQLALVGRFYERIGDHAENLGERVRYIIDGWLPEAQAAERARARQETGEQRPTRGLAVIDSIAAERRIDAIRRDFVANVSHELKTPVGAMSLLAETLVNEDDPTDRLRLSEMLQKEAQRVEDIIDDLLELTRLEEAATGEDDIDVDELVQSAVDKVRAFAGTHRVEVATVGLPSGLRLRGERRQLVRALTNLLDNGVRYSEADQRITITVEPREGSVAIIVKDEGVGIPRAELERVFERFYRVDRARSRETGGTGLGLAIVRHVAQNHGGRVLVESKPGEGSSFSMQLPLAGADAADAEST; translated from the coding sequence GTGAACGAGATCCGCACCAGCCTGGACGAACGCCTCCACCTGATTGAGGACCGGCTGTTGGCGATGACAGAACTGGTCGCCGAGCGGGTCGGCACCGTCACCTCTGCCATGCTCGAAGGCGACGTGGACACGGCAGACACGCTCGTGGCTGCCGACGACGACATCGATCTGCTCTCCCTGCAGGTCGAAGAGGGCTGCATCGACACGCTCGTGCGAGAGCAGCCGGTCGCCACCGACTTGCGCTTCGTCGTCGCGGCGATGCACATGAACATGGACATCGAGCGCAGTGGCGACCTCGTGAGCAACATCGCGAAGGCGATCGGTCGTCTCCAGGGCGCACATCCCGACGATCATGTCCGCGACCTCGTTGCTCGGATGAGCTCGCAGGCCCAGCTGCTGCTGCGGCGCGCCGCAGAGGCGTTCCGCAGTCGCGACTCTCAGCTGGCCGGTTCCATCAACGAGCTCGACGATGTGCTCGACGATCTCCACTACCGCTACATCCAGCATGTGATCGCTGACGCGCGGCGCGGTGCGCTCGATCCTCAGCAGTCGCTGCAGCTTGCGCTCGTGGGACGCTTCTACGAACGGATCGGGGACCATGCCGAGAATCTCGGCGAACGAGTTCGCTACATCATCGACGGATGGCTCCCCGAGGCGCAGGCTGCCGAGCGCGCCCGCGCCCGCCAGGAGACAGGTGAGCAGCGGCCGACCCGCGGTTTGGCGGTGATCGATTCGATCGCGGCGGAGCGGCGAATCGATGCAATCCGCCGAGACTTCGTCGCCAACGTGTCGCACGAGCTCAAGACTCCCGTCGGGGCGATGTCGTTGCTGGCCGAGACGCTCGTGAACGAGGACGACCCGACAGATCGACTCCGACTCTCCGAGATGCTGCAGAAGGAAGCGCAGCGCGTCGAGGACATCATCGATGACCTCCTCGAGCTGACCAGGCTCGAGGAAGCCGCAACCGGTGAGGACGACATCGACGTCGACGAGCTCGTCCAGAGCGCCGTCGACAAAGTGAGGGCGTTCGCGGGCACGCACCGCGTGGAGGTCGCGACCGTCGGACTTCCCTCGGGTTTGCGGCTGCGGGGTGAGCGCCGACAACTCGTCCGGGCGCTCACCAATCTGCTCGACAACGGCGTCCGCTACTCCGAGGCCGATCAGCGCATCACGATCACCGTAGAGCCGCGCGAGGGTTCCGTTGCCATCATCGTGAAGGACGAAGGCGTCGGCATTCCCCGCGCCGAACTCGAGCGGGTGTTCGAACGGTTCTACCGCGTCGATCGGGCGCGCAGCCGCGAGACTGGTGGTACCGGGCTCGGCTTGGCCATCGTCAGGCATGTCGCGCAGAACCACGGCGGGCGGGTGCTGGTCGAGTCGAAGCCGGGCGAAGGATCCAGCTTCTCGATGCAGCTGCCGCTCGCGGGCGCGGATGCGGCCGACGCCGAGTCGACGTGA
- a CDS encoding response regulator transcription factor, with product MDDEPSFREGLRQALKQEGFIVHLAADGEEALEVWRAHKPDLVLLDVMLPRMSGIDVCREIRSVDETPVIMVSARNEEIDAVVALEVGADDYVAKPYRVRELVARMRTVLRRASAAAPGVGGDVVVLEAGELRLDRERHEVTVKGEEVQLPLKEFELLALLMDNKGLVVTRQTLIDRVWGYDYVGDTKTLDVHIKRLRAKVEPNPDTPELIVTIRGLGYKLVA from the coding sequence GTGGACGACGAACCGTCGTTTCGCGAGGGGCTGCGTCAAGCACTCAAGCAGGAGGGCTTCATCGTCCACCTCGCCGCAGACGGCGAGGAGGCGCTCGAGGTGTGGCGGGCTCACAAGCCCGACCTCGTCCTCCTCGACGTGATGTTGCCCAGGATGTCAGGAATCGACGTCTGCCGCGAGATCCGCTCCGTGGACGAGACGCCGGTGATCATGGTGTCGGCCCGCAACGAGGAGATCGATGCAGTGGTCGCGCTCGAAGTCGGCGCCGATGACTATGTGGCCAAGCCGTATCGGGTCCGGGAGCTCGTGGCCCGTATGCGTACCGTGCTGCGACGAGCGAGCGCGGCGGCGCCGGGAGTCGGCGGCGACGTCGTCGTGCTCGAGGCCGGGGAGCTGCGTCTCGACCGTGAGCGCCATGAGGTGACGGTCAAGGGTGAAGAAGTGCAGCTCCCGCTGAAAGAGTTCGAACTGCTCGCCCTGCTGATGGACAACAAAGGACTGGTGGTCACCCGTCAGACGCTCATCGACCGGGTGTGGGGCTACGACTACGTCGGCGACACGAAGACGCTCGACGTCCACATCAAGCGTCTCCGGGCCAAGGTCGAACCCAACCCCGACACCCCCGAGCTGATCGTCACCATCCGCGGCCTCGGCTACAAACTCGTCGCCTGA